From Vitis vinifera cultivar Pinot Noir 40024 chromosome 5, ASM3070453v1, the proteins below share one genomic window:
- the LOC100250461 gene encoding xyloglucan endotransglucosylase protein 1, protein MGSSSNGYSVFLLLFAVVVATASASNFYQDFDLTWGDNRAKIFNGGQLLSLSLDQASGSGFQSKKEYLFGRIDMQLKLVAGNSAGTVTAYYLSSQGSTHDEIDFEFLGNLSGDPYILHTNVFTQGKGNREQQFYLWFDPTRNFHTYSIIWTARHIIFLVDNVPIRLFKNAESMGVPFPKNQPMRIYSSLWNADDWATRGGLVKTDWSKAPFTAYYRNFRANSSTPTSSFPDSTFQTQELDSYSRRRLRWVQKNFMIYNYCTDLKRFPQGVPAECKRSRFNL, encoded by the exons ATGGGGTCTTCTTCAAATGGGTATTCAgtgtttttgttgctttttgCAGTGGTGGTGGCTACTGCCTCCGCTAGTAACTTCTATCAAGACTTTGACCTTACATGGGGTGATAATCGTGCTAAGATCTTCAATGGAGGACAGCTGCTGTCTCTCTCCCTAGACCAGGCATCTGGCTCTGGGTTTCAGTCCAAGAAGGAGTATCTGTTTGGGAGGATTGACATGCAGCTCAAGCTTGTCGCTGGCAACTCTGCTGGCACCGTCACTGCCTACTAC TTATCTTCTCAAGGGTCAACCCATGATGAGATTGACTTCGAGTTCCTGGGAAACCTGAGTGGAGATCCTTACATCCTTCATACCAATGTATTCACTCAAGGGAAGGGCAACAGGGAGCAGCAATTCTACCTCTGGTTCGACCCCACCCGTAACTTCCACACCTATTCCATCATCTGGACCGCCCGGCACATCAT TTTCTTGGTGGACAACGTTCCCATAAGGCTATTCAAGAATGCAGAATCAATGGGAGTTCCCTTCCCAAAGAACCAGCCCATGAGGATATACTCAAGCCTCTGGAACGCGGATGACTGGGCCACAAGAGGAGGGTTGGTGAAAACTGACTGGTCCAAGGCACCCTTCACAGCATACTACCGGAACTTCAGAGCCAACTCCTCGACCCCCACAAGTTCATTCCCTGACAGTACCTTCCAGACCCAAGAACTCGATTCCTACAGCAGAAGAAGGCTGAGATGGGTTCAGAAGAACTTCATGATTTACAACTACTGCACTGATCTCAAACGCTTTCCTCAAGGTGTCCCTGCTGAGTGTAAGCGCTCAAGGTTTAATCTCTAG